In Streptomyces sp. NBC_00878, a single window of DNA contains:
- a CDS encoding GNAT family N-acetyltransferase, whose translation MRLAFSETTPDYENHLAPYQVLGFPDDGETAATAFGYGMLPSNRELTRFYLARSVRVDLGRYTESRRERYIRRQCDTLRRVFLPRAQLAGPDDWADMCVRYMNESSWWLARRGRPFRTADLMARLDSPMTTHLLTLTDTSDNSPAALGALYVEPPIAYYALAFYDVRYRKTGVGSHLMSSVIGELQRRGLSHVYLGTCYYEGARYKTRFTGMEFFDGLGWSDDRKKLQLFLSRQNDLSGQHLFDHPSYHEAGPPPRPEDTTLCLTDVPQARHSDSVEE comes from the coding sequence ATGAGGCTGGCCTTCTCGGAAACCACCCCTGATTACGAGAACCATCTCGCGCCGTACCAGGTACTGGGCTTTCCGGATGACGGCGAGACGGCCGCCACCGCGTTCGGCTACGGCATGTTGCCGAGCAACCGCGAGCTGACCAGGTTCTACCTGGCCCGCAGTGTGCGCGTCGACCTCGGCAGGTACACGGAAAGCAGACGCGAACGCTACATCAGGAGACAGTGCGACACGCTCCGCCGCGTATTTCTCCCGCGTGCGCAGCTCGCCGGGCCGGATGACTGGGCGGACATGTGTGTCCGCTACATGAACGAAAGTTCGTGGTGGCTCGCGCGGCGAGGTCGTCCGTTTCGCACCGCAGACCTGATGGCCCGGCTGGACTCGCCCATGACGACACATCTGCTGACGCTGACGGATACCTCCGACAATTCGCCGGCAGCGCTGGGCGCCCTGTACGTCGAACCTCCCATCGCCTACTACGCTCTGGCGTTCTACGACGTGCGGTACCGGAAGACGGGTGTCGGCTCGCACCTGATGAGCAGTGTGATCGGCGAGCTACAGCGCCGCGGCCTTTCCCACGTGTATTTGGGCACGTGCTACTACGAAGGCGCCCGGTACAAGACGAGGTTCACCGGCATGGAGTTCTTCGACGGTCTCGGTTGGTCGGACGACCGAAAAAAACTTCAGCTCTTTCTGAGCCGGCAGAACGATCTGAGCGGTCAGCACCTGTTCGACCATCCGTCCTACCACGAGGCCGGCCCGCCGCCACGGCCCGAGGACACCACCCTGTGCCTGACCGACGTTCCGCAGGCACGGCACAGCGACTCCGTGGAGGAATAA
- a CDS encoding ferredoxin, which yields MRVEVDVPSCVASGQCVMLAPDVFDQREEDGSVVLLDDTPPYELHDAVGDSATMCPAQAIRLAES from the coding sequence ATGCGTGTTGAAGTCGACGTTCCCAGCTGTGTTGCTTCGGGCCAGTGCGTGATGCTCGCCCCCGACGTCTTCGACCAGCGTGAGGAGGACGGCAGCGTTGTCCTCCTCGATGACACTCCGCCTTACGAACTTCACGACGCCGTGGGCGACTCGGCCACGATGTGCCCCGCGCAAGCGATCCGGCTCGCGGAGTCGTGA
- the murF gene encoding UDP-N-acetylmuramoyl-tripeptide--D-alanyl-D-alanine ligase: MIPLDLNAVAGVVGGRLHRADGSQHVRGTVEFDSRKVGPGSLFVALPGQRSDGLQFAEQAVARGAVAVLTAREVAAPAVVVPSLGSCVSTDVLALAGDNDGSGAAVLAALAKLASHVLRQVPDCAVVGVTGSVGKTSTKNLIGHLLARLGPTVTSPRSFNNELGQPWTVLRIEEDTQHLVLELGTRGIGHLVTLCATAPPRVGVVLNVGDAHLGRFGSQDAIAAAKGELVEALPDASAGGVAVLNADDPRVAAMAHRTSARVVLTGRTADAHVRATGIELDSQARPRFTMRLDLPGISGSARVALPTHGEHQIDNALAAAAVALEFGATHDEVIAGLQNDCSTPPHRMAVHRTPEGVTVIDDARNVSSGSVRAALRTLAAMAMTGDARKWALLGTVHEPGFSGDARHDSWGRLAAQSADRIVVIGEDARQIHEAAARSASKDTRTQLVPDVEAATALLRNELRAGDVVLLKGSRKAALWRIADALLPAETPSTGWDSDFDVVAPGGSPGPR; the protein is encoded by the coding sequence ATGATCCCGCTCGATCTCAACGCCGTTGCGGGCGTGGTGGGTGGCCGCCTCCACCGGGCGGACGGCTCGCAGCATGTTCGCGGCACCGTCGAGTTCGACAGCAGGAAGGTGGGGCCGGGATCGCTCTTCGTGGCACTGCCGGGACAACGCTCCGACGGCCTCCAGTTCGCCGAGCAGGCGGTCGCGCGGGGAGCCGTCGCGGTGCTCACGGCGCGCGAGGTGGCAGCACCGGCTGTCGTCGTGCCGTCCCTGGGCAGCTGCGTGTCCACCGATGTGCTCGCGCTGGCGGGCGACAACGACGGATCCGGCGCGGCGGTGCTGGCCGCACTGGCGAAGCTCGCAAGCCACGTGCTGCGTCAAGTGCCCGACTGCGCTGTTGTCGGGGTGACCGGGTCGGTCGGGAAGACCTCGACCAAGAACCTGATCGGGCACCTGCTGGCTCGGCTCGGTCCGACCGTCACGTCACCGCGGTCGTTCAACAACGAGTTGGGACAACCGTGGACGGTCCTCCGGATCGAGGAAGACACCCAGCACCTCGTCCTCGAACTGGGCACCAGGGGCATCGGTCACTTGGTGACGCTCTGCGCGACGGCGCCGCCCCGTGTCGGCGTCGTGCTGAACGTCGGTGACGCCCATCTCGGCAGGTTCGGCTCCCAGGACGCCATCGCCGCCGCCAAGGGCGAGCTCGTCGAGGCACTGCCGGACGCATCCGCCGGCGGGGTCGCCGTTCTCAACGCCGACGACCCGCGCGTCGCCGCCATGGCGCATCGGACCTCGGCCCGAGTCGTGCTGACCGGACGCACCGCCGACGCACACGTTCGCGCCACCGGCATCGAGCTCGACAGCCAAGCGAGACCGCGGTTCACCATGCGGCTCGACCTGCCCGGCATCAGTGGTTCCGCGCGAGTCGCCCTGCCGACGCACGGTGAGCACCAGATCGACAACGCGCTGGCCGCCGCGGCAGTCGCGCTGGAGTTCGGTGCCACGCACGACGAGGTCATCGCGGGTCTGCAGAACGACTGCTCGACGCCCCCGCACCGGATGGCGGTCCATCGGACGCCGGAGGGGGTCACCGTGATCGACGACGCGCGCAACGTGAGCTCGGGATCGGTGCGGGCTGCCCTGCGCACCCTGGCCGCGATGGCCATGACCGGCGATGCACGAAAGTGGGCGCTGCTCGGGACGGTACACGAACCCGGCTTCTCCGGAGACGCCAGGCATGACAGCTGGGGACGGCTCGCCGCGCAGTCCGCCGACCGGATCGTGGTGATCGGCGAGGACGCCCGGCAGATCCATGAAGCCGCGGCGAGAAGCGCAAGCAAGGACACCCGTACCCAACTGGTGCCGGACGTCGAAGCCGCGACGGCGCTCCTGCGTAACGAATTGCGCGCCGGCGACGTCGTGCTTCTCAAGGGTTCCCGGAAAGCCGCACTCTGGCGGATAGCCGACGCGCTCCTTCCCGCCGAGACCCCCAGCACGGGATGGGACAGCGACTTCGATGTCGTGGCGCCTGGCGGCAGTCCGGGTCCCCGGTGA
- a CDS encoding thioesterase II family protein, with amino-acid sequence MLETASSSEDWISSFHPAPDSPVRLVCLPHAGGSASFFFPVSKALAPAVEVLAIQYPGRQNRLDVPPIDNLSELADEIFGALRLRIDDRPLALFGHSMGAVLAYEVALRLQRSGLPSPARLFVSGRQAPSCYRDGRIHRASDDEVVASVQALSGTSQAILDDPEMLAMILPAIRSDYHAVAGYRHEPGQVLDCPVTVLHGGSDPQVSIDEARAWAEHTTGQTDVEVFPGGHFFVVDRRREVIGLLSRELSDLCAGLNR; translated from the coding sequence ATGCTTGAAACAGCTTCGAGTTCGGAGGACTGGATCAGCAGTTTCCATCCGGCGCCGGACAGTCCAGTGCGGCTCGTATGCCTGCCGCACGCCGGCGGGTCGGCAAGCTTCTTCTTTCCGGTTTCCAAGGCTCTCGCACCCGCGGTGGAGGTACTGGCGATCCAGTACCCCGGTCGTCAGAATCGGCTCGATGTGCCGCCGATCGACAACCTTTCAGAATTGGCGGATGAGATCTTCGGCGCGCTACGGCTCAGGATCGATGACCGGCCGCTGGCGCTGTTCGGGCACAGCATGGGTGCTGTGCTCGCGTATGAGGTAGCGCTTCGTCTGCAGCGGAGCGGTCTTCCGTCGCCGGCTCGGCTCTTCGTCTCCGGTCGGCAGGCCCCGTCCTGCTATCGAGACGGGCGGATCCATCGGGCGTCCGATGACGAGGTCGTGGCTTCGGTGCAGGCGCTGAGCGGCACCAGCCAGGCGATTTTGGACGACCCGGAGATGCTGGCGATGATCCTTCCGGCGATCCGCAGCGACTACCATGCCGTCGCGGGGTACCGGCACGAACCGGGTCAGGTACTCGACTGCCCGGTGACCGTGCTGCACGGCGGCAGCGACCCGCAGGTGTCGATCGACGAGGCACGCGCTTGGGCGGAACACACAACTGGGCAAACCGACGTGGAAGTGTTTCCGGGGGGTCACTTCTTTGTCGTCGACCGCCGTCGTGAGGTGATCGGACTGCTGTCACGGGAGTTGAGCGACCTGTGCGCGGGACTGAACCGATGA
- a CDS encoding M23 family metallopeptidase, producing the protein MHKGIDLKAPIGTPLLAVEGGTAEFILAVEGRSGGHRVRLTGASGALYHYLHLGTDPACPADAFPAEFIGKSERSVAVAAGTVIGYLGHTGGAVADGRSIPARAAHLHFQYHPDGDHVNANPARLFDLIETGLEVDGYVP; encoded by the coding sequence GTGCACAAGGGCATCGATCTCAAGGCCCCGATCGGCACCCCGTTGCTGGCCGTGGAAGGGGGAACCGCGGAGTTCATCCTGGCCGTGGAAGGCCGAAGCGGGGGGCATCGTGTGCGGTTGACCGGGGCGAGCGGCGCCCTTTACCACTACCTGCACCTGGGTACCGACCCCGCGTGCCCGGCAGACGCGTTCCCGGCAGAATTCATCGGCAAGAGCGAACGGTCGGTTGCCGTCGCCGCGGGAACGGTCATCGGTTACCTCGGCCACACCGGCGGCGCTGTCGCCGACGGCAGGTCGATTCCGGCAAGGGCAGCACACCTGCATTTTCAGTACCACCCGGACGGCGACCACGTAAATGCCAATCCGGCACGCCTGTTCGATCTCATCGAAACCGGCCTCGAAGTCGATGGATACGTTCCATGA
- a CDS encoding GNAT family N-acetyltransferase: protein MTVTVRRATLSDADQIAGLLCQLGYPSTAPDVEKRFTFWFDDPFSAVLVAEHSGRVVGCLSLHAVPYLEKTGRWARIESLVVDEAARRTGAGSRLISAAEELAWQWDCSAVEVTTLRSRLDANAFYQHHGYDDRCTLSARYWKNLPG from the coding sequence GTGACAGTCACCGTACGCCGAGCCACTCTCTCGGATGCCGACCAGATCGCCGGTCTGCTGTGCCAACTCGGGTACCCCAGTACGGCACCGGACGTCGAAAAGCGCTTCACCTTCTGGTTCGACGATCCGTTCAGCGCTGTCCTGGTGGCTGAGCACAGTGGACGCGTCGTCGGCTGCCTTTCCCTGCACGCCGTCCCGTACCTCGAGAAAACCGGGCGCTGGGCCCGCATCGAGAGCCTCGTCGTCGACGAGGCGGCCCGCCGCACAGGAGCGGGCAGCCGGCTGATCAGCGCCGCCGAGGAACTGGCGTGGCAATGGGACTGCTCCGCCGTCGAAGTGACGACCCTGCGCTCACGGCTCGATGCCAATGCCTTCTACCAGCACCACGGATACGACGACCGCTGCACGCTTTCCGCCCGCTATTGGAAGAACCTCCCGGGCTGA